From Curtobacterium sp. MCBA15_012:
AGCCCGGCGAGCGGATCGCCGGGCTTGTGGTAGCGAGGACGGGACTTGAACCCGTGACCCCACGATTATGAGTCGTGTGCTCTAACCAACTGAGCTACCCCGCCAGAGATCCGGAGCGGTAGCAGCTCCGGGTCGGAGCCCCGAGTCAGGATTGAACTGACGACCCCTTCCTTACCATGGAAGTGCTCTACCACTGAGCTATCGGGGCGAGTGCCGCTCGGCGGCACCAGATGAGAGTAGCAGACTCGCGACGGTGGTCAGGAACCGGACGAGACGCCCGGGCGTGCCGCCGCTCCCCGGCTAGCTCGCGTTGGCCTTGAGCCACGCCAGCGGGTCAACGGGGACGCCGTCGACGTGGATCTCGAGGTGCAGGTGCGGTCCCGTGGAGTTGCCGGTGGAGCCGACCTGGCCGAGCACGTCGCCGACCTCGACCTCCTGCCCCTTGACCACCGTGAAGGTGTTGTCCTTCATGTGGCCGTAGACGCTGACGAACCGCTTGCCGTCGACGTCGTGCTGCACCCAGACGTCGTTGCCGAAGCCGCCGTCGTGCGCCTGCACCTTGATGACGGTGCCCGCCGCGACGGACCGGATCGGGGTGCCCTCGCCGGGCGCGAAGTCGATGCCCATGTGGTTCGTGGAGCAGAACGAGCAGCCGGCGACCTGGCGCCCGCCGAAGCCCGAGGTGATCGGCACGCCGGTCAGGAACGGCCACTGGATCGCGCCGCCGGGGTCGTTCGAGAACGCCGACGAGTCGACGTTCTTGTACTGGGTCGTCGCCGACACCGAGTACTGGTCGCGTGTGGTCTCGGCTGCCGCGGTGCTGCCGCCGACGCTGAGCGTCTGCGCTGCGCGGGCCGGGGTGCGCTCGGTGGTCGTGTCGCCGTTCGCGACCCAGAGCGCCTGCGCGGGCAGCGAGGTCGAGACGACGAGGCCCGCCGCGAACAGGAGCGCACCGACGGCCGTGACCCGCGAGGCGTTCCGACGGAAGGACGTCCCACGTGACGCCGACTGCGCGACCGGGGTCGTGCGCGCGGGAGCCGTGCCACGACGACGTTCCGGCGCGGGGGCCGTGGTGCGGGCAGCGCGTCGACCCGCGGGGACCTGCCCGAGGACACGGCGGGGGCCGGCGTCGGTCGCGGACCGGCGCTCCGGCGAGGTCCGGCCCTCGGGCGAGGCCGTGCGCTCGGGAGCGACGTGCTGCTCCGGCGCGGGCACGGGCGACGTGGGGGCCGGCGGCGTGACCGCCCCGACCACGGGCTCCGGCAGCACCGGCGACGCGGGCGCGAGGTCGACCGGGGACACCGGCGCGGCTGCTGCTCCCGGTGCGGCGGGGGCTCCCGGTGCGACGAGACGGTCGAACTCACCGGTGTCGAACGTGGTCCGACCGAACGCCGATGCGTCGAGACCGCCCTCGTCGGACGCCGCGGTCACCGGGACGGCGGCCGTCCGACGCTCGGCTTCGATGCGAGCGCGTCGGGTGAGGTGCACGACCGGCTCGGGGCCGGTGGTGGCGTCGGGACGGGTGGACGGCAGCGGAGCGTGGGGCATGCGGTTCGGTGGTGATCCTGATCGGGGCGCGAGGCGCTCGTTGGTAACGAGCCGGTAACGGGACCTGAGCACGCTAGCAGGGGCCGTCCCGCCTCGCCAGTCCGCTGCACGACCGTGCACGATCGTGCCCCGTGGCCACGGCGCGGCGCGGTCGGGTGCCGGGACGGGAGCGGGTCAGTCGCCGAGGACGTCCCGCTCCGCCCCGCGGACGAGCGACTCGAGCGCGTCGGCGATCGACGGCGCCGCGAACAGGAAGGAG
This genomic window contains:
- a CDS encoding M23 family metallopeptidase, producing MPHAPLPSTRPDATTGPEPVVHLTRRARIEAERRTAAVPVTAASDEGGLDASAFGRTTFDTGEFDRLVAPGAPAAPGAAAAPVSPVDLAPASPVLPEPVVGAVTPPAPTSPVPAPEQHVAPERTASPEGRTSPERRSATDAGPRRVLGQVPAGRRAARTTAPAPERRRGTAPARTTPVAQSASRGTSFRRNASRVTAVGALLFAAGLVVSTSLPAQALWVANGDTTTERTPARAAQTLSVGGSTAAAETTRDQYSVSATTQYKNVDSSAFSNDPGGAIQWPFLTGVPITSGFGGRQVAGCSFCSTNHMGIDFAPGEGTPIRSVAAGTVIKVQAHDGGFGNDVWVQHDVDGKRFVSVYGHMKDNTFTVVKGQEVEVGDVLGQVGSTGNSTGPHLHLEIHVDGVPVDPLAWLKANAS